One Ovis aries strain OAR_USU_Benz2616 breed Rambouillet chromosome 4, ARS-UI_Ramb_v3.0, whole genome shotgun sequence DNA window includes the following coding sequences:
- the LOC101113583 gene encoding lanosterol 14-alpha demethylase isoform X1 translates to MVMLDLLQAGGSVLEQAMEQVTGSNLPSMLLIACAFTLSLVYLLRLAVGHLAPPLPAGAKSPPYIVSPIPFLGHAIAFGKSPIEFLEDAYEKYGPVFSFTMVGKTFTYLLGSEAAALLFNSKNEDLNAEDVYSRLTTPVFGKGVAYDVPNTVFLEQKKMLKSGLNIAHFRQHVSIIEKETKDYFRSWGESGEKNLFEALSELIILTASHCLHGKEIRGQLNEKVARLYADLDGGFSHAAWLLPGWLPLPSFRRRDRAHREIKNIFYKAIQKRRESGEKIDDILQTLLESTYKDGRPLTDDEIAGMLIGLLLAGQHTSSTTSAWMGFFLARDKTLQEKCFSEQKTVCGENLPPLSYDQLKDLNLLDRCIKETLRLRPPIMTMMRLAKTPQTVAGYTIPPGHQVCVSPTVNQRLKDSWVERLDFNPDRYLEDSLASGEKFAYVPFGAGRHRCIGENFAYVQIKTIWSTMLRLYEFDLIDGYFPTVNYTTMIHTPENPVIRYKRRSK, encoded by the exons ATGGTGATGCTGGACTTACTGCAGGCGGGCGGGTCAGTGCTGGAGCAGGCGATGGAGCAAGTAACGGGCAGCAACCTCCCATCCATGCTGCTCATCGCCTGCGCCTTCACGCTCAGTCTGGTGTACCTGCTCCGCCTCGCGGTTGGCCACCTGGCCCCACCACTGCCGGCTGGGGCG AAAAGTCCACCATACATTGTCTCTCCAATTCCATTCCTTGGACATGCTATAGCATTTGGGAAAAGTCCGATTGAATTCCTAGAAGATGCATATGAGAAG taTGGACCTGTATTTAGTTTTACCATGGTGGGCAAGACGTTTACTTACCTGCTGGGGAGTGAGGCTGCTGCACTGctttttaatagtaaaaatgaAGACTTGAATGCCGAGGATGTCTACAGTCGTCTGACAACACCTGTGTTTGGGAAGGGAGTCGCCTATGATGTGCCTAATACA GTTTTCTTGGAGCAGAAGAAAATGTTGAAAAGTGGTCTTAACATAGCCCACTTTAGACAGCATGTTtctataattgaaaaagaaacaaaagactacTTTAGaagttggggagaaagtggagaaaaga ATTTGTTTGAAGCTCTTTCCGAGCTCATAATTTTAACAGCCAGCCATTGTTTACATGGGAAGGAAATCAGAGGTCAGCTCAACGAGAAGGTGGCACGACTGTATGCGGATTTGGATGGAGGTTTTAGCCATGCAGCCTGGCTTTTGCCAGGCTGGCTCCCTCTGCCTAGTTTCAG ACGCAGGGACAGAGCTCATCGGGAGATCAAGAATATTTTCTACAAGGCAATCCAGAAACGCAGAGAGTCAGGAGAAAAAATTGATGACATTCTCCAAACTTTACTAGAGTCTACTTACAA GGATGGGCGTCCTCTGACGGATGATGAAATAGCAGGCATGCTTATTGGACTGCTCTTGGCAGGGCAGCATACTTCTTCAACCACTAGTGCCTGGATGGGCTTCTTTTTGGCCAGGGACAAAACACttcaagaaaaatgtttttcagaaCAGAAGACAGTCTGTGGCGAGAATCTGCCTCCTCTGTCTTATGACCAG CTCAAGGATCTCAATTTACTTGATCGCTGTATAAAAGAAACATTAAGACTTCGACCTCCTATAATGACCATGATGAGACTGGCCAAAACTCCTCAG ACTGTGGCAGGGTATACCATTCCTCCAGGACATCAGGTGTGTGTTTCTCCTACTGTCAATCAGAGGCTTAAAGACTCATGGGTAGAGCGTCTGGACTTTAATCCTGACCGCTACTTAGAGGATAGTCTAGCATCAGGAGAGAAGTTTGCTTATGTGCCATTTGGAGCTG ggCGTCATCGTTGCATTGGGGAGAATTTTGCCTATGTTCAAATCAAGACAATTTGGTCCACTATGCTTCGTTTATACGAATTTGATCTCATTGATGGGTATTTTCCCACTGTGAATTATACAACTATGATTCACACCCCTGAAAACCCAGTTATCCGATACAAACGAAGATCAAAATGA
- the LOC101113583 gene encoding lanosterol 14-alpha demethylase isoform X3, with translation MVGKTFTYLLGSEAAALLFNSKNEDLNAEDVYSRLTTPVFGKGVAYDVPNTVFLEQKKMLKSGLNIAHFRQHVSIIEKETKDYFRSWGESGEKNLFEALSELIILTASHCLHGKEIRGQLNEKVARLYADLDGGFSHAAWLLPGWLPLPSFRRRDRAHREIKNIFYKAIQKRRESGEKIDDILQTLLESTYKDGRPLTDDEIAGMLIGLLLAGQHTSSTTSAWMGFFLARDKTLQEKCFSEQKTVCGENLPPLSYDQLKDLNLLDRCIKETLRLRPPIMTMMRLAKTPQTVAGYTIPPGHQVCVSPTVNQRLKDSWVERLDFNPDRYLEDSLASGEKFAYVPFGAGRHRCIGENFAYVQIKTIWSTMLRLYEFDLIDGYFPTVNYTTMIHTPENPVIRYKRRSK, from the exons ATGGTGGGCAAGACGTTTACTTACCTGCTGGGGAGTGAGGCTGCTGCACTGctttttaatagtaaaaatgaAGACTTGAATGCCGAGGATGTCTACAGTCGTCTGACAACACCTGTGTTTGGGAAGGGAGTCGCCTATGATGTGCCTAATACA GTTTTCTTGGAGCAGAAGAAAATGTTGAAAAGTGGTCTTAACATAGCCCACTTTAGACAGCATGTTtctataattgaaaaagaaacaaaagactacTTTAGaagttggggagaaagtggagaaaaga ATTTGTTTGAAGCTCTTTCCGAGCTCATAATTTTAACAGCCAGCCATTGTTTACATGGGAAGGAAATCAGAGGTCAGCTCAACGAGAAGGTGGCACGACTGTATGCGGATTTGGATGGAGGTTTTAGCCATGCAGCCTGGCTTTTGCCAGGCTGGCTCCCTCTGCCTAGTTTCAG ACGCAGGGACAGAGCTCATCGGGAGATCAAGAATATTTTCTACAAGGCAATCCAGAAACGCAGAGAGTCAGGAGAAAAAATTGATGACATTCTCCAAACTTTACTAGAGTCTACTTACAA GGATGGGCGTCCTCTGACGGATGATGAAATAGCAGGCATGCTTATTGGACTGCTCTTGGCAGGGCAGCATACTTCTTCAACCACTAGTGCCTGGATGGGCTTCTTTTTGGCCAGGGACAAAACACttcaagaaaaatgtttttcagaaCAGAAGACAGTCTGTGGCGAGAATCTGCCTCCTCTGTCTTATGACCAG CTCAAGGATCTCAATTTACTTGATCGCTGTATAAAAGAAACATTAAGACTTCGACCTCCTATAATGACCATGATGAGACTGGCCAAAACTCCTCAG ACTGTGGCAGGGTATACCATTCCTCCAGGACATCAGGTGTGTGTTTCTCCTACTGTCAATCAGAGGCTTAAAGACTCATGGGTAGAGCGTCTGGACTTTAATCCTGACCGCTACTTAGAGGATAGTCTAGCATCAGGAGAGAAGTTTGCTTATGTGCCATTTGGAGCTG ggCGTCATCGTTGCATTGGGGAGAATTTTGCCTATGTTCAAATCAAGACAATTTGGTCCACTATGCTTCGTTTATACGAATTTGATCTCATTGATGGGTATTTTCCCACTGTGAATTATACAACTATGATTCACACCCCTGAAAACCCAGTTATCCGATACAAACGAAGATCAAAATGA
- the LOC101113583 gene encoding lanosterol 14-alpha demethylase isoform X2, whose translation MVMLDLLQAGGSVLEQAMEQVTGSNLPSMLLIACAFTLSLVYLLRLAVGHLAPPLPAGAKSPPYIVSPIPFLGHAIAFGKSPIEFLEDAYEKYGPVFSFTMVGKTFTYLLGSEAAALLFNSKNEDLNAEDVYSRLTTPVFGKGVAYDVPNTVFLEQKKMLKSGLNIAHFRQHVSIIEKETKDYFRSWGESGEKNLFEALSELIILTASHCLHGKEIRGQLNEKVARLYADLDGGFSHAAWLLPGWLPLPSFRRRDRAHREIKNIFYKAIQKRRESGEKIDDILQTLLESTYKDGRPLTDDEIAGMLIGLLLAGQHTSSTTSAWMGFFLARDKTLQEKCFSEQKTVCGENLPPLSYDQLKDLNLLDRCIKETLRLRPPIMTMMRLAKTPQGVIVALGRILPMFKSRQFGPLCFVYTNLISLMGIFPL comes from the exons ATGGTGATGCTGGACTTACTGCAGGCGGGCGGGTCAGTGCTGGAGCAGGCGATGGAGCAAGTAACGGGCAGCAACCTCCCATCCATGCTGCTCATCGCCTGCGCCTTCACGCTCAGTCTGGTGTACCTGCTCCGCCTCGCGGTTGGCCACCTGGCCCCACCACTGCCGGCTGGGGCG AAAAGTCCACCATACATTGTCTCTCCAATTCCATTCCTTGGACATGCTATAGCATTTGGGAAAAGTCCGATTGAATTCCTAGAAGATGCATATGAGAAG taTGGACCTGTATTTAGTTTTACCATGGTGGGCAAGACGTTTACTTACCTGCTGGGGAGTGAGGCTGCTGCACTGctttttaatagtaaaaatgaAGACTTGAATGCCGAGGATGTCTACAGTCGTCTGACAACACCTGTGTTTGGGAAGGGAGTCGCCTATGATGTGCCTAATACA GTTTTCTTGGAGCAGAAGAAAATGTTGAAAAGTGGTCTTAACATAGCCCACTTTAGACAGCATGTTtctataattgaaaaagaaacaaaagactacTTTAGaagttggggagaaagtggagaaaaga ATTTGTTTGAAGCTCTTTCCGAGCTCATAATTTTAACAGCCAGCCATTGTTTACATGGGAAGGAAATCAGAGGTCAGCTCAACGAGAAGGTGGCACGACTGTATGCGGATTTGGATGGAGGTTTTAGCCATGCAGCCTGGCTTTTGCCAGGCTGGCTCCCTCTGCCTAGTTTCAG ACGCAGGGACAGAGCTCATCGGGAGATCAAGAATATTTTCTACAAGGCAATCCAGAAACGCAGAGAGTCAGGAGAAAAAATTGATGACATTCTCCAAACTTTACTAGAGTCTACTTACAA GGATGGGCGTCCTCTGACGGATGATGAAATAGCAGGCATGCTTATTGGACTGCTCTTGGCAGGGCAGCATACTTCTTCAACCACTAGTGCCTGGATGGGCTTCTTTTTGGCCAGGGACAAAACACttcaagaaaaatgtttttcagaaCAGAAGACAGTCTGTGGCGAGAATCTGCCTCCTCTGTCTTATGACCAG CTCAAGGATCTCAATTTACTTGATCGCTGTATAAAAGAAACATTAAGACTTCGACCTCCTATAATGACCATGATGAGACTGGCCAAAACTCCTCAG ggCGTCATCGTTGCATTGGGGAGAATTTTGCCTATGTTCAAATCAAGACAATTTGGTCCACTATGCTTCGTTTATACGAATTTGATCTCATTGATGGGTATTTTCCCACTGTGA